TTAAATACTGTCGAAGCACATTTTAATCTATTAGAGTCCCACAACGACAATAAGTCTAGCTTTAATTGCCAATTAAATATTTTTTAAAACCATTAAAATATTAAGGTTCAGTAAGTTTCACTTAATTTTCTTAATACCTTAATGGTTCAAAATATCTTTGTTATTTTTTATTTTGGTATAAAACAGGATTCAATTCATCATCATTGTACATCTTCATTTGTTTGTACACTTTCATGAATTTATCTCCATTTTCAATATCAGTAAGTAAATCATCAATTGCAGTTGACAAATCTGTTCTTTGCTCTAATAACACATTTAATTTAGCCTGACATTTATCTCTGTGATCTTGTGAAGCCTCGTCACGATTAGCTTCTTCTTGCATGTGGTAAATTTTTAAAGCCAAGATAGACAAACGGTCAAACGCCCAAGCAGGACTTTCTGAATTGATTTTTGCATGATCTTTAACAACCACATGACTGTATTTTTGAAGAAAATAACTGTCAATATATTCCACCATATCCGTACGCTCTTGATTAGAAGCATCAATTCTTCTTTTCAATGTTAAGGCAGCAACTGGATCAATATTTGGATCACGAATAATATCCTCAAAATGCCATTGAACGGTGTCAATCCAGTTTTTGTGATACAATAAATGTTCAAATTTATCCTTTGGGAAAGGATTGTTTATAGGTTGATCAACATTATCAAACTGGTGATAATCCTTGATGCTTTGCTCGAAGACTGAGTAGGCTAATTTTGAAAACATATCTTTATATATTAAAACACAAAGATACTTTTTATACTTTTATACCATAAAAAATAAGTACTAAGTTTAATTCGAAAAAAACAACCATGCAAATTCATTATTTATCAGAGGAAAACAGTGTCCTTAATCACTTTTTAGGGCAAATTCGAAATGTTACTGTACACAACGACAGCATGCGTTTCCGAAGAAATATTGAACGTATTGGTGAAATAATAGCATACGAGTTAAGTAAAAATTTAGAGTATACTAATATTGAAATCCAAACACCTCTAGGAATAAAAAAAACTACTGAAATAGCAGATCAACTCGTATTATGTTCAGTACTTAGAGCAGGTTTACCATTGCATTTAGGTTTTTTAAATTACTTTGATCAGGCCGAAAACGGTTTTGTATCAGCTTACCGGCACCACCCAAACAATGATGAAGCTTTTGATATTTTGGTGCAATACCAAGCCATTACTGACCTCAACGGAAAGAATCTAATTCTAGTAGATCCTATGCTTGCTACAGGACAATCACTGGTAGCTGTTTTCAATAAATTAATGGAAAATAGTACCCCAAAAGAAATTCATATTGCTGTGGTTATTGCCGCTCCAGAGGGAATTGCGTACTTACAAGAGCAACTACCAAACAACTGCCACTTATGGGTGGCCTCACTAGACGAAAAACTAAATGAGAAAAGCTATATCATTCCAGGACTAGGAGATGCAGGTGATTTAGCCTATGGGATTAAATTATAATTGTGTAAAAAAAGTAAACATACTGCAGGCAATCATCACATAAACTACAATTTCTTGTTTTAATTTTTCTTGTGGTATTTCAATATGACTGGTTGCCATGATGGCTAGGGGAGCAAAAGTAAAAAGGAGTAAATCATTACTTTTATGATCTGAAATTACATAAATAATAACTCCTAAAAAGAAAGAAGCCACCACTTTTTTATAAGAAGTATGTAGTATTTGAGGTCTACTAGACAAACTAGCAAACATAGAGATTATAAAAAACAAAGCAATAGTTGCATAAATAGACATTGCCCCGTTTTGATAATTGCTTGTAAAATAATCTAATGCAAAATTCACACTCATACTTTTTGTAATGTAAGCCAAACTATCAATTTGAAACACTGTTGTAAACAACAAGAAAATGATTCCGGTAACAAAGAAAGCTATGAAAGGTAGAATCCAATTTCTATAGTCTCTGGCTACGTGAAAAATGATAGAAATAAAAACCAATACTATAAAAAGGATACTCCAAAAATGAAATAACGTAGCAAGGAAAATCCACAACGAAGCATCAAATATTTTCTCTTTTGATGCTTTTAATGATTGTAAAGAGATTAATCTCCTAAGGGCTAAAAGCAGAAAAAAATTGGCAATAATGAGATTAATATTGTCAAAAATACTTGGGAAAAATAACAAGAATAACAAAAAGAAAAATGTAGTAAAAGTACTATCTTTACTCAAGCCATTTCTTTTGGCAATAAAATCAGTTAAAAATACCGAAGCAACTATAAAACAAAAAGATACCCCTTTTTTAAACATTAAAAAATAAGATGTCATCCAAGAAGTTTCCTGGAATTGTACTACTAAAAAGAAAACCAGCATAAAAATTACAACCAATGAAAAATTTAATGGTGTAGATTTTTTAAAAACACTTGTTATCATAAGGATATTTTATACTTTTGTGTTTGTAAATATAATACTTGTTTAAAAAGTAAACCCTGCTTGTTAATAAAGATTATTTTATTTTAAAAAACATTCGTTAGTATCGTGTTTACAAAACAATTACTTAAATCAATTTATATATTATGAAAGCATTTTTCGAAGGAATACAATACTTATTTGTAGACATTTTATTTGCTCCTCTAGATTTTTTACGTTCTTTAGAGCTTAGCTCATGGTTTGTTGCTAACACTATCAACTGGATTTTCATGATTATTTGTGCAGCTGCAATGGTGTACTGGATCAAACAATTGCAAATCTTTAATGATGCAGGAACAGAAAATCAAGATACTACGGCTCACTCTTTCTTAAAATAAGAACCCTCAACCTCTAGTTTGAGATTGAGAGCTCTTTTTATTATTTAAGATCATTTCCAATGTCTTTTCTAAAATACATCTTATCAAAATGTAGCTTGTCTATGTTTTGGTAAGATTTTTTTATGGCCTCTTGAAAATCATTCCCGTAAGATGTAATGGCTAGCACTCTACCCCCATTTGAAACAATTGCTCCTTGGTCTAGCTTAGTTCCAGCATGAAATACAATAGAATCTTGAACGTTTTCTAGTCCCGTAATTACTTTTCCTTTTTCAAAATCTTCTGGATAACCTCCAGATACTAGCATCACAGTAGTGGCACTTCTTGGATCAATTTCTAAGTTGATTTCGTCTAGTTTTTCATTAGCTACAGCCAAAAATAATTCAACCAAATCAGTTTGTAATCTTGGGATTACTACTTCTGTCTCTGGATCTCCCATTCTTACATTGTATTCAATAACAATAGGTTCGTTATTAACATTGATTAGCCCTATGAAAACAAAACCTTTGTAAGCTATTCCATCTTTTTGAAAACCATCAATTGTAGGTTTTACAATGCGTGTTTCTATTTTTTCCATTAAAACAGCATCTACATAAGGAACTGGAGAAACAGCTCCCATACCACCTGTGTTGAGTCCTGTATCGCTTTCGCCAATGCGTTTGTAATCTTTAGCAGTTGGCAATATTTTATAACTTTTTCCGTCTGTGAGTACAAAACAGCTCAATTCTATTCCGTCCAGAAATTCTTCGATAACTACTTTTGAACTGGCTACACCAAATTTTTGATGTACAAGCATGTTTCTTAGTTCATCTTTGGCTTCAGCCAAATCCTGAATGATTAAAACGCCTTTACCAGCGGCCAAACCATCTGCTTTTAAAACATACGGAGGTTGCAATCTTTCTAAGAATTCACATCCTTGTTCTACGGTTTCGGCTGTAAAACTATCATAAGCAGCCGTTGGGATGTTGTGTTTGATTAAAAATTCCTTTGCAAATTCCTTACTCCCTTCTAGCTGAGCGCCTATTTTTGAAGGACCAATAACAGGAATATGACATAAAGCTGGATCATTTAAAAAGAAATCATAAATCCCCTTTACCAATGGATCCTCAGGACCTACAACCACCATGCCCACATTCTCTTGAATTGCAAATGCTTTTATGGCTTCAAAATCAGTTGGACTCATAGCAAGATTGGTTGCAATGGCTGCAGTTCCTGCATTTCCAGGAGCTACAAAAAGTTTTTCGCATAATGGGCTTTGAACCATTTTCCAAGCAAATGCGTGCTCTCTTCCGCCAGAACCGAGTAGTAAAATTGTCATGTGTGTTGTTTTTAGTTGTCGTGCAAAAATAATTGGTTTTGAACTCAAAAAACAATTAAATAGTAAAAACTTCCCCAAAGCGACTAATAAGTAAGACATAAATACTATTTTTGATTACACAATACTCCTTAAAAATGTTTCGATTATTTGATATAGCACTGCAATGGAACGGGTTTCCTATTCGTAAAGCAAAGCAGGAATTACTAAAAATAATTGCACATACACCGCAAGAACATGAGCAATTTATTGAGAGAAAGAAACGAGAAATTGTTCTGTATCATTTAGAAAACAATCCGTTTTACAGTAAACTTGTAGGTACAAAAAATTATAAAAACTGGGATGATTTACCCATTTTGAGCAAACAAAATTTACAAAAACCACTTCAAGAAAGACTTTCTAGGGGTTATACTTTAAAAAACTGCTATACAAACAAAACGTCTGGCTCTAGCGGTACTCCATTTATATTTGCAAAAGACAATTATTCTCATGCTTTGACTTGGGCTTCAAACATGTACCGTTTTGGTTGGTATGGCATTGATTTTAATACTTCATACCAAGCCCGGTTTTATGGCATCCCGATGGATTTTATTGGAAATAAAAAAGAACGGTTCAAAGATTTCTTGAGTCATCGATACCGGTTTTCTGTATT
This portion of the Flavobacterium sp. CECT 9288 genome encodes:
- a CDS encoding DUF4254 domain-containing protein, yielding MFSKLAYSVFEQSIKDYHQFDNVDQPINNPFPKDKFEHLLYHKNWIDTVQWHFEDIIRDPNIDPVAALTLKRRIDASNQERTDMVEYIDSYFLQKYSHVVVKDHAKINSESPAWAFDRLSILALKIYHMQEEANRDEASQDHRDKCQAKLNVLLEQRTDLSTAIDDLLTDIENGDKFMKVYKQMKMYNDDELNPVLYQNKK
- the upp gene encoding uracil phosphoribosyltransferase, which translates into the protein MQIHYLSEENSVLNHFLGQIRNVTVHNDSMRFRRNIERIGEIIAYELSKNLEYTNIEIQTPLGIKKTTEIADQLVLCSVLRAGLPLHLGFLNYFDQAENGFVSAYRHHPNNDEAFDILVQYQAITDLNGKNLILVDPMLATGQSLVAVFNKLMENSTPKEIHIAVVIAAPEGIAYLQEQLPNNCHLWVASLDEKLNEKSYIIPGLGDAGDLAYGIKL
- the purD gene encoding phosphoribosylamine--glycine ligase; this translates as MTILLLGSGGREHAFAWKMVQSPLCEKLFVAPGNAGTAAIATNLAMSPTDFEAIKAFAIQENVGMVVVGPEDPLVKGIYDFFLNDPALCHIPVIGPSKIGAQLEGSKEFAKEFLIKHNIPTAAYDSFTAETVEQGCEFLERLQPPYVLKADGLAAGKGVLIIQDLAEAKDELRNMLVHQKFGVASSKVVIEEFLDGIELSCFVLTDGKSYKILPTAKDYKRIGESDTGLNTGGMGAVSPVPYVDAVLMEKIETRIVKPTIDGFQKDGIAYKGFVFIGLINVNNEPIVIEYNVRMGDPETEVVIPRLQTDLVELFLAVANEKLDEINLEIDPRSATTVMLVSGGYPEDFEKGKVITGLENVQDSIVFHAGTKLDQGAIVSNGGRVLAITSYGNDFQEAIKKSYQNIDKLHFDKMYFRKDIGNDLK
- a CDS encoding DUF6427 family protein; protein product: MITSVFKKSTPLNFSLVVIFMLVFFLVVQFQETSWMTSYFLMFKKGVSFCFIVASVFLTDFIAKRNGLSKDSTFTTFFFLLFLLFFPSIFDNINLIIANFFLLLALRRLISLQSLKASKEKIFDASLWIFLATLFHFWSILFIVLVFISIIFHVARDYRNWILPFIAFFVTGIIFLLFTTVFQIDSLAYITKSMSVNFALDYFTSNYQNGAMSIYATIALFFIISMFASLSSRPQILHTSYKKVVASFFLGVIIYVISDHKSNDLLLFTFAPLAIMATSHIEIPQEKLKQEIVVYVMIACSMFTFFTQL
- a CDS encoding uracil phosphoribosyltransferase yields the protein MKAFFEGIQYLFVDILFAPLDFLRSLELSSWFVANTINWIFMIICAAAMVYWIKQLQIFNDAGTENQDTTAHSFLK